A single region of the Streptomyces vilmorinianum genome encodes:
- a CDS encoding acyl carrier protein: protein MAATQEEIVAGLAEIVNEIAGIPTEDVALEKSFTDDLDVDSLSMVEVVVAAEERFDVKIPDEDVKNLKTVGDATDYILKHQG from the coding sequence ATGGCCGCCACCCAGGAAGAGATCGTCGCCGGTCTCGCCGAGATCGTGAACGAGATCGCCGGCATCCCGACCGAGGACGTCGCGCTCGAGAAGTCCTTCACGGACGACCTCGACGTCGACTCGCTGTCCATGGTCGAGGTCGTTGTCGCCGCTGAAGAGCGCTTCGACGTCAAGATCCCGGACGAGGACGTCAAGAACCTCAAGACGGTCGGCGACGCGACCGATTACATCCTGAAGCACCAGGGCTGA
- a CDS encoding ACP S-malonyltransferase produces the protein MLVLVAPGQGAQTPGFLTPWLELPGAADRLAAWSDAIGLDLAHYGTKADADEIRDTAVAQPLLVAAGLLSATALGEIAPGAVAGHSVGEITAAAFAGVLDDTAALRLVRTRGLAMAEAAAITETGMSALLGGDPEVTVPHLEKLGLTPANVNGAGQIVAAGTLEQLAALEADKPEGVRRVVPLKVAGAFHTHHMAPAVAKLQAAAKELTVASPAVRYVSNKDGQVVTEGAEVIARLVGQVANPVRWDLCMETFKSLGVTALIEVCPGGTLTGLAKRALPGVPTVALKTPDDLDAARTLVAEHTAA, from the coding sequence GTGCTCGTACTCGTCGCTCCCGGCCAAGGCGCTCAGACGCCCGGCTTCCTGACTCCCTGGCTCGAACTCCCCGGTGCCGCCGACCGCCTTGCGGCGTGGTCCGACGCCATCGGGCTCGACCTCGCCCACTACGGCACGAAGGCGGACGCGGACGAGATCCGCGACACCGCCGTGGCCCAGCCCCTTCTCGTCGCCGCGGGGCTGCTGTCCGCCACCGCGCTCGGCGAGATCGCGCCGGGCGCCGTCGCGGGCCACAGCGTCGGTGAGATCACCGCCGCCGCGTTCGCCGGCGTCCTCGACGACACCGCCGCACTGCGTCTCGTACGGACGCGTGGACTGGCGATGGCCGAGGCCGCCGCGATCACCGAGACCGGCATGTCCGCGCTGCTCGGCGGCGACCCCGAGGTGACCGTCCCGCACCTGGAGAAGCTCGGCCTGACCCCGGCCAACGTGAACGGCGCGGGCCAGATCGTGGCCGCCGGCACGCTGGAGCAGCTGGCCGCCCTGGAGGCGGACAAGCCCGAGGGTGTCCGCCGGGTCGTCCCGCTGAAGGTCGCCGGCGCGTTCCACACGCACCACATGGCGCCCGCGGTCGCCAAGCTGCAGGCCGCGGCGAAGGAGCTGACCGTCGCCTCCCCTGCGGTGCGCTACGTCTCCAACAAGGACGGTCAGGTCGTCACGGAGGGCGCGGAGGTCATCGCCCGCCTGGTCGGCCAGGTCGCCAACCCGGTCCGCTGGGACCTGTGCATGGAGACCTTCAAGTCGCTGGGTGTCACGGCGCTGATCGAGGTGTGCCCGGGCGGCACGCTGACCGGTCTCGCCAAGCGCGCCCTGCCCGGCGTCCCCACGGTCGCCCTGAAGACCCCCGACGACCTCGACGCGGCCCGCACGCTCGTCGCCGAGCACACTGCAGCCTGA
- a CDS encoding ketoacyl-ACP synthase III — protein sequence MSKIKPSKGAPYARIMGVGGYRPTRVVPNEVILEKIDSSDEWIRSRSGIATRHWASPEETVTAMSVEASGKAIADAGIAPEQIGAVIVSTVSHFKQTPAVATEIADKIGAGKPAAFDISAGCAGFGYGLTLAKGMIVEGSAEYVLVIGVERLSDLTDLEDRATAFLFGDGAGAVVVGPSDVPHIGPTVWGSEGDKSETIKQTVPWNEFHVGDVSKLPLNEQGEIKFPAITQEGQAVFRWAVFEMAKVAQQALDAAGISADDLDVFIPHQANMRIIDSMVKTLKLPEHVTVARDIETTGNTSAASIPLAMERLLATGKAKSGDTALIIGFGAGLVFAATVVTLP from the coding sequence ATGTCGAAGATCAAGCCCAGCAAGGGCGCCCCGTACGCGCGGATCATGGGTGTCGGCGGCTACCGCCCCACCCGGGTCGTGCCCAACGAGGTGATCCTCGAGAAGATCGACTCGTCCGACGAGTGGATCCGCTCGCGCTCCGGTATCGCCACCCGTCACTGGGCCTCCCCCGAGGAGACCGTGACCGCGATGTCCGTCGAGGCCTCCGGCAAGGCCATCGCCGACGCCGGGATCGCCCCGGAGCAGATCGGCGCCGTGATCGTCTCCACGGTCTCGCACTTCAAGCAGACCCCGGCCGTGGCCACCGAGATCGCCGACAAGATCGGCGCCGGCAAGCCGGCCGCGTTCGACATCTCCGCCGGCTGCGCGGGCTTCGGCTACGGCCTCACGCTCGCCAAGGGCATGATCGTCGAGGGTTCGGCCGAGTACGTCCTCGTCATCGGCGTCGAGCGGCTGAGCGACCTGACCGACCTGGAGGACCGCGCGACGGCCTTCCTGTTCGGCGACGGCGCCGGCGCGGTCGTGGTCGGCCCCTCCGACGTGCCGCACATCGGCCCCACCGTGTGGGGTTCGGAGGGCGACAAGTCCGAGACGATCAAGCAGACCGTGCCGTGGAACGAGTTCCACGTCGGCGACGTCTCGAAGCTCCCCCTCAACGAGCAGGGCGAGATCAAGTTCCCCGCCATCACGCAGGAGGGCCAGGCGGTGTTCCGCTGGGCCGTCTTCGAGATGGCGAAGGTCGCCCAGCAGGCGCTGGACGCCGCCGGAATCTCGGCGGACGACCTGGATGTCTTCATCCCGCACCAGGCGAACATGCGGATCATCGACTCGATGGTGAAGACTCTCAAGCTGCCGGAGCACGTCACGGTCGCGCGTGACATCGAAACCACCGGCAACACCTCGGCCGCCTCGATCCCGCTCGCGATGGAGCGGCTCCTGGCGACCGGAAAGGCGAAGAGCGGCGACACGGCGCTCATCATCGGCTTCGGGGCGGGTCTCGTCTTCGCCGCGACGGTCGTTACCCTCCCCTAG
- the fabF gene encoding beta-ketoacyl-ACP synthase II: protein MSSTNRTVVVTGIGATTPLGGDSASTWEGLIAGRSGVKPLEGERFAELPVQIAALAAVDPGDVLPRPLARKLDRSAQFAVIAAREAWADAGYSAPAGEDEKIAPERLGSVIASGIGGVTTLLDQYDVLKEKGVRRVSPHTVPMLMPNSPSANVGLEVNARAGVHTPVSACASGAEAIGYAVEMIRTGRADVVVAGGTEAAIHPLPIAAFANMMAMSKNNDEPAKASRPYDTARDGFVLGEGAGVVVLESEEHAKARGARIYCEALGQGLSADSHHIAQPEPTGRGIAAAMQNLLDSTDLKPSEVVHLNAHATSTPQGDVAEIKALRKILGEDLDHVAISATKSMTGHLLGGAGGIETVATVLALHHRLAPPTINVDDLDPEVDADIVRDEPRELPQGTIAAINNSFGFGGHNVVLAFRTV, encoded by the coding sequence GTGAGCTCGACCAATCGCACCGTGGTCGTCACCGGTATCGGCGCAACCACACCGCTGGGTGGCGACTCCGCATCGACCTGGGAAGGTCTGATCGCGGGACGCTCCGGCGTCAAGCCCCTTGAGGGCGAACGCTTCGCCGAACTGCCCGTCCAGATCGCCGCACTCGCCGCGGTCGACCCGGGTGACGTTCTGCCCCGCCCGCTCGCCCGCAAGCTGGACCGCTCGGCGCAGTTCGCCGTGATCGCGGCCCGTGAGGCGTGGGCCGACGCGGGCTACTCCGCCCCTGCCGGCGAGGACGAGAAGATCGCGCCCGAGCGGCTCGGTTCCGTCATCGCCTCCGGCATCGGCGGTGTCACGACTCTGCTCGACCAGTACGACGTGCTGAAGGAGAAGGGCGTACGCCGCGTCTCCCCGCACACCGTGCCCATGCTCATGCCGAACAGCCCCTCCGCCAACGTCGGCCTGGAGGTGAACGCCCGGGCGGGCGTGCACACCCCGGTCTCCGCGTGCGCGTCGGGTGCCGAGGCGATCGGCTACGCCGTCGAGATGATCCGTACCGGCCGGGCCGACGTGGTCGTGGCCGGCGGCACGGAGGCGGCGATCCACCCGCTGCCCATCGCCGCCTTCGCCAACATGATGGCGATGTCCAAGAACAACGACGAGCCGGCCAAGGCCTCGCGTCCGTACGACACGGCCCGTGACGGCTTCGTGCTCGGAGAGGGCGCGGGCGTGGTGGTCCTCGAGTCCGAGGAGCACGCCAAGGCGCGCGGCGCCCGCATCTACTGCGAGGCGCTGGGCCAGGGCCTGTCGGCCGACAGCCACCACATCGCGCAGCCCGAGCCGACCGGCCGGGGTATCGCGGCCGCGATGCAGAACCTGCTGGACTCGACGGACCTCAAGCCCTCCGAGGTCGTACACCTGAACGCGCACGCCACGTCGACCCCGCAGGGTGACGTCGCCGAGATCAAGGCGCTGCGCAAGATCCTGGGCGAGGACCTGGACCACGTCGCGATCTCCGCGACGAAGTCGATGACGGGTCACCTCCTGGGCGGCGCGGGCGGCATCGAGACCGTCGCGACGGTCCTGGCGCTGCACCACCGTCTGGCCCCGCCGACGATCAACGTCGACGACCTGGACCCGGAGGTCGACGCGGACATCGTCCGCGACGAGCCGCGCGAGCTGCCGCAGGGCACGATCGCCGCGATCAACAACAGCTTTGGCTTCGGCGGCCACAACGTGGTCCTGGCGTTCCGTACGGTCTGA